Proteins co-encoded in one Populus trichocarpa isolate Nisqually-1 chromosome 10, P.trichocarpa_v4.1, whole genome shotgun sequence genomic window:
- the LOC7491611 gene encoding uncharacterized protein LOC7491611, whose product MIKSSEFTMISHNHKPHSLWQYACRNEEKHGVTKKGGRGNDSIGSIINQFRQESHKSLDLNYPMLEPGPPSRPCFQWHDFFHEEIGVRCEEKERNGRCFPIMAGEGKSPNLDLSLRLSLPGLQHQQDEASKRVGISSSQRSCMIIDMNSMNRTDITKVPSLVLMGCALCLIYVMVSEVDPKCPQCKRTVLVDVFRHRPAKKPRRC is encoded by the exons ATGATCAAGTCATCAGAATTTACAATGATCTCACATAACCATAAACCACACAGTTTATGGCAATATGCTTGCcgaaatgaagaaaaacatgGTGTGACCAAGAAGGGTGGTCGTGGCAATGATAGCATCGGATCAATCATAAATCAATTTCGTCAAGAATCTCATAAATCTCTTGATCTTAATTATCCAATGTTAGAACCAGGTCCCCCTTCTCGACCTTGTTTCCAATGGCATGACTTTTTCCATGAAGAG atCGGAGTGAGATGtgaggagaaggaaagaaatGGAAGATGCTTTCCCATAATGGCAGGAGAAGGAAAGAGTCCAAATCTTGATTTGAGCCTCAGACTCTCACTGCCAGGATTGCAGCACCAACAGGATGAAGCATCAAAACGAGTTGGGATTTCATCAAGCCAACGTTCTTGTATGATAATAGACATGAACTCAATGAACAGAACCGACATAACCAAGGTACCTTCACTGGTTTTGATGGGCTGTGCACTTTGCCTCATTTATGTCATGGTGTCTGAGGTAGATCCCAAATGTCCACAATGCAAGAGAACCGTTTTGGTTGATGTGTTTCGTCACAGGCCAGCAAAGAAACCAAGGAGGTGTTAG